A genomic region of Octopus sinensis linkage group LG2, ASM634580v1, whole genome shotgun sequence contains the following coding sequences:
- the LOC118762189 gene encoding uncharacterized protein LOC118762189 isoform X2 has translation MSSRNEEPHSKKERRRSNSRLQLEENVFTTQISHYHQTMGYYAGLAPPFVPDRTCYNNINWSPRAPPWTGWPPPGGWLNHSVTNGNVLSPQQSYPCRVTNRVPPPSFNLPSVTQPHSSLVDPILGSVHPTTPANLRGWYTRYPNDIPLPELPVVMPPTQLENIDCLHPVGNHIHADLNFIEKTVVQKCETTTSVCGGSVTRRSWYKMPEKSPPPQTKKEKLTKDNEKTGNLGGVESTVPNKPNNFENPAIITNDFNCTKLSTSNSSKSSNCLPDSVTSSNSSNNFAEYFLKRLMKKHQNESKLNKSSKTTSSESVISDILTTNSNPKNHIQVTSSSQSTLSHLPKKHHIMALNSSFSKRNHHIIEDVIDLSRDTDSSPSPPPPPPPPPPSLPPPALIVTTPTISAPPTVSAPNLSAPSVSAPSALARPRSSVVEKANHQNDEPPCDLVITSSYSLSLSGVPHRSKDLIAATGACNVTKKRRLPDIINVSLEDNQKENLLSTDIVQDYRLKLESRSKRKKYEPRKRENLELDEDTSCWPPESMNKLLGNNYESSTKNYIPASITNKSLGANQTDKFFDKTNSSNNAPEYCDIVDILHSLSNSSSNQSPVETNDKIWKCWPEERQVERRTNNRHVKSVNNEKCVTLDDTDDSDGVQAGETMAPKSVIHSRQSVDTLSTAESSMDSLKNTSINSKATENNDSFGERTLEKEIVFTIMEDKVSPGIQPFSPLSKVSVLKENSNSTNSSLDKSINTSKLLTDANPDVEITNSSWMKIKQKEFESCKSPVKLQDDQQKSDVESTEKEDLSQLVSSDESSINSTVCLLPSPDRSPSTNFTNDEISSIKSDFKTLPEASAVYAPYYPVKPSTNDSCQRRKGQSLLEKALLACENELATSKKLVSVSNETGNNSVITKNCQGVTGKSQDRMETEKVENKKEETENKEKDCARTAGNSKYWKQKNQFNIFLKEKHILDESFCPRSETEKPNSVQHLKPYNNNNNNTDGDDSGGDVDDCDGCGGADDGGCGGADDGGCDGSHKTNPKLPVEEKTSDKLIVLKDVKEDVWTARTPPGIMTAVVSSQLGEEEGSQLSQQQQKQPNLRQLQKQQQTQEELQELKTKLQQEQQQQLPQQQQSPELQQPQPPQLKQSPQQQQQQSPPPPPKPQQQQSPPPPPPPKPQQQQQHEQEQQPNEIVVGSCLTEIAPKKLDNVAAGDIFQLINNEKQVKDNDKQDQVTVVHQSEMNFLNLSKKICVIEELEDLNKAPCLEVSENGDINIVAIVTDYEEPVSDNLSNLTKSEHLLKDAVHANVIVCPVTESCSMELAENETSVDVSDGCKSSVMSTPEEPMQTDNDNILSKEESAKTSVVVPSDLLDKSSKEVVTKTKNGEIVSVGSCDFINEIICDSSVGEPLLKPVNSNSRPTTKSNWCNSLFPLPSCEVKLCKTITDFKTLYSDKITKTLYSDKKNEKHKDVKSQGILNSLSLVAKPQQRKFKWSKQVRKSRLLKKFYTNFNKRTKCVNKKSFQEAKSSEDIKENHIEPLFLENQLSPGNPFQSPLPLKYDLQTLHNRILMNCPVRYGRVFTSPDLIHHGDPSSFHDKQIQTDINFTGCVTHAFSGSCYSQVSNTPPHSIIHKFVKFHGHKLLCVVINVKKYVIVREVVQKCFLGKNQIVFYRTKYRDYSLPYLELPHYMRSFALKYLLESSLVFNGNRATPLGIMLLSDAELLYHFFYSFKECKLVKCVQDWDPDNTGVFDPKWSEGLGEKTEQNTFVSARENPVQSLHKTGYRCSCLCQQSPAESGSLTKLECCNLYRKPPKRPVSGIFEPSAESFKYNADMETDLHNSLTLYGTLKTCLSHKDSTEHPIPDKCPSSVNLETNVLRSSLSLNCSNGIFTSPSDGIQTSSSLPGLCDSVPLSNYENTPLHKTKLNSEQPDRQTDSDSDQNKAVSLNSPSPDKELVLGGMTQLSNRVVRFIEHNGERHFLLSDVNPSWISSTVFDKLLYHNIAVQKCSLSQSSFLLKLNDSLPHVETDDMLLVADNVLPQLKKCLAGSENANSLCSAVSLPP, from the exons ATGTCTTCGAGAAATGAAGAACCTCATTCTAAGAAAGAGCGAAGACGCAGCAACAGCCGGCTACAGTTAGAGGAAAATGTGTTCACAACTCAAATTTCTCATTACCATCAAACAATGGGTTACTATGCTGGTCTGGCACCACCATTTGTGCCAGATCGTACATGTTACAATAACATCAATTGGTCACCACGAGCGCCCCCTTGGACTGGTTGGCCTCCTCCTGGTGGATGGTTAAACCATTCTGTTACAAATGGTAATGTTCTTTCACCTCAACAGTCATATCCCTGTAGAGTCACTAACCGTGTCCCTCCACCTTCCTTTAATTTACCATCTGTAACACAACCCCACAGCTCATTAGTAGACCCTATTCTCGGTTCTGTACACCCTACTACCCCTGCCAACCTTCGGGGCTGGTATACACGCTATCCAAATGACATTCCACTACCAGAGCTGCCTGTGGTCATGCCACCCACTCAGTTAGAAAACATTGACTGCCTGCATCCGGTTGGCAATCACATCCATGCAGACCTTAATTTCATTGAGAAAACTGTTGTACAGAAATGTGAAACAACGACATCGGTGTGTGGCGGTTCCGTGACACGCAGGTCTTGGTACAAAATGCCTGAGAAAAGCCCACCCCCACAGACTAAGAAAGAGAAACTCACAAAGGACAATGAAAAGACGGGGAACTTGGGTGGGGTCGAAAGTACAGTGCCAAACAAaccaaataactttgaaaatccTGCGATTATTACAAATGATTTTAATTGTACCAAACTGTCAACTTCAAATTCTTCAAAATCTTCCAACTGTCTTCCAGATTCTGTCACttcttcaaattcttcaaatAACTTTGCTGAATATTTTCTCAAAAGGCTCATGAAAAAGCATCAAAATGAATCAAAACTCAATAAGAGCTCAAAGACAACTAGTTCAGAATCTGTAATTTCTGATATTTTAACTACTAATTCTAACCCAAAGAACCATATTCAGGTGACGTCTAGTAGTCAGTCTACCCTTAGTCATCTTCCCAAGAAACACCATATCATGGCATTGAATTCCTCATTTTCAAAACGTAATCATCATATAATTGAAGATGTAATAGATTTGTCCAGAGACACTGACTCTtctccatcaccacctccaccaccaccaccgccaccaccatctcttcctcctcctgctctTATTGTTACTACTCCTACTATTTCTGCCCCTCCCACTGTCTCTGCCCCCAATCTTTCTGCCCCTTCTGTCTCTGCTCCCTCAGCTCTTGCACGACCCCGATCTTCTGTTGTTGAAAAAGCCAACCATCAAAACGACGAACCTCCTTGTGACTTGGTGATCACCAGTTCCTACTCTTTATCTTTGTCTGGTGTTCCTCACAGATCCAAAGACCTGATAGCAGCAACTGGTGCTTGTAATGTCACAAAAAAGCGTAGGTTGCCAGATATTATAAATGTCAGCCTTGAAGACAATCAAAAAGAGAATCTTTTATCGACAGACATTGTTCAGGACTACAGATTAAAGCTGGAAAGTAGATCAAAACGTAAAAAATACGAGCCACGCAAGCGGGAGAACTTGGAACTTGATGAAGACACTTCTTGTTGGCCTCCGGAGTCAATGAACAAATTATTAGGCAACAACTACGAATCTTCCACCAAGAACTATATCCCTGCCTCTATAACTAATAAATCGCTAGGTGCTAACCAAACTGATAAATTTTTTGACAaaaccaacagcagcaacaatgctCCAGAATACTGTGATATCGTAGATATTTTACATTCTTTGTCTAATTCAAGCTCGAATCAAAGTCCTGTTGAGACAAATGACAAAATATGGAAGTGTTGGCCTGAGGAGAGACAAGTTGAACGCAGGACGAATAACCGTCATGTGAAAAGTGTTAACAATGAAAAGTGTGTCACCCTGGACGACACTGATGATTCTGATGGAGTTCAAGCCGGGGAAACGATGGCACCAAAATCTGTGATCCATTCGAGGCAGTCAGTTGACACTCTAAGTACTGCTGAAAGTTCTATGGACTCTTTGAAAAACACAAGCATCAATTCCAAAGCAACAGAAAACAACGACTCTTTTGGAGAAAGAACTCtggaaaaagaaattgtttttacCATCATGGAAGATAAGGTCAGTCCAGGAATACAACCATTTTCTCCATTGTCAAAAGTTTCTGTTTTAAAagagaattcaaattccactaattCCTCATTAGACAAATCTATTAATACCAGCAAATTATTAACCGATGCTAATCCAGATGTTGAAATTACCAATTCTTCTtggatgaaaatcaaacaaaaggaATTTGAATCCTGTAAATCACCAGTTAAACTTCAGGATGATCAGCAGAAATCTGATGTGGAATCAACTGAAAAAGAAGATTTATCTCAATTGGTTTCCAGTGATGAGAGTAGCATTAATTCCACCGTGTGTTTGTTGCCAAGTCCTGACCGAAGTCCATCTACTAATTTTACCAATGATGAGATTTCATCTATAAAATCAGATTTCAAGACACTCCCAGAAGCGTCTGCTGTCTATGCTCCGTAttatcctgtcaaaccatcaaccAATGACAGCTGTCAGCGCAGAAAAGGCCAAAGTTTGTTAGAGAAGGCCCTATTAGCATGTGAAAATGAGTTGGCAACTTCAAAAAAGTTAGTTTCTGTAAGTAATGAGACTGGAAACAATAGTGTAATCACCAAGAACTGTCAAGGagtgactggaaaatcccaggaTCGAATGGAAACGGAAAAGGTGGAGAATAAGaaggaagaaacagaaaataaggaGAAAGATTGTGCTCGAACTGCTGGAAATTCCAAATATTGGAAACAGAAGAACCAATTCAATATCTTCCTGAAGGAGAAACATATTTTGGATGAAAGTTTCTGTCCCAGGTCTGAAACTGAAAAGCCAAATTCTGTTCAGCATTTAAAACcttac aacaacaacaacaacaatactgatggtgatgatagtggtggtgatgttgatgattgtgatggttgtggtggtgctgatgatggtggttgtggtggtgctgatgatggtggttgtgatggcagTCACAAAACAAACCCTAAACTGCCTGTTGAAGAGAAAACCAGTGATAAACTAATTGTGCTGAAAGATGTGAAAGAAGATGTTTGGACAGCCCGAACACCACCAGGCATCATGACTGCTGTTGTTTCATCACAactaggggaggaggagggatcTCAactgtcacaacaacaacaaaaacaaccaaacTTAAGACagcttcaaaaacaacaacaaacacaagaaGAATTGCAAGagttaaaaacaaaactacagcaagaacaacaacaacagttaccacAGCAACAGCAGTCACCCGAACTACAACAGCCACAGCCACCACAACTAAAGCAgtctccacaacaacaacaacaacagtcaccaccaccaccaccaaaaccacaacaacaacagtcaccaccaccaccaccaccaccaaaaccacaacaacaacaacaacacgagcaGGAACAGCAACCAAATGAAATTGTTGTTGGTAGTTGCTTAACCGAAATTGCACCAAAGAAACTTGATAATGTTGCTGCAGGTGACATCTTTCAATTGATTAATAACgagaaacaagtcaaagataacgACAAACAGGACCAAGTGACTGTGGTTCATCAATCTGAAATGAATTTCTTAAATCTTTCCAAGAAAATCTGTGTTATTGAAGAATTGGAAGATTTAAACAAAGCTCCCTGTTTGGAGGTCAGTGAGAATGGTGATATAAatattgttgccatagtaactgaCTATGAAGAACCTGTTAGTGATAATCTGTCAAATTTGACCAAATCTGAGCATTTACTAAAAGATGCTGTTCATGCTAATGTTATTGTGTGTCCTGTTACCGAAAGTTGTTCAATGGAATTAGCTGAGAATGAAACATCGGTTGACGTTTCTGATGGTTGCAAATCCTCCGTGATGTCTACACCAGAAGAACCAATGCAAACTGACAATGACAATATTCTGAGTAAAGAGGAGTCAGCCAAGACATCTGTGGTAGTTCCATCAGATTTATTGGACAAATCTTCCAAAGAGGTTGTCACAAAAACAAAGAATGGTGAAATAGTCTCTGTTGGTAGCTGTGACTTCATCAATGAAATTATTTGTGACTCTTCTGTCGGTGAACCATTGCTGAAACCTGTTAACAGTAATTCAAGACCAACCACGAAGAGCAATTGGTGTAATTCTTTGTTTCCTCTTCCTTCCTGTGAAGTGAAATTATGCAAAACAATCACAGACTTCAAAACTCTGTACTCTGATAAAATTACCAAGACTTTATACtcagacaaaaaaaatgaaaagcacaAAGATGTTAAAAGCCAAGGAATCTTAAATTCATTGTCTTTAGTTGCTAAACCCCAACAGAGGAAATTCAAATGGTCCAAACAAGTAAGGAAGAGTCgtttgctaaagaaattttacactaattttaataaaagaactAAATGTGTAAATAAAAAGTCATTTCAGGAGGCCAAGTCTTctgaagatataaaagaaaaccaCATTGAACCATTATTTCTTGAAAATCAGCTTTCACCAGGAAACCCCTTTCAATCGCCCCTGCCATTAAAATATGATTTACAAACTCTGCATAATAGAATTTTAATGAATTGTCCTGTCAGATATGGCCGTGTTTTCACTTCTCCAGATTTGATACATCATGGAGATCCCAGTTCATTTCATGACAAGCAAATTCAAACAGACATTAATTTCACTGGATGTGTGACTCATGCTTTCAGTGGTAGTTGCTATTCTCAAGTGAGCAATACTCCTCCTCATTCGATCATTCATAAATTTGTCAAGTTTCATGGTCACAAACTCCTCTGTGTAGTCATTAATGTAAAAAAGTATGTTATTGTCCGAGAAGTTGTTCAAAAATGTTTTCTTGGGAAAAATCAAATTGTGTTTTATCGGACTAAATATCGAGACTATAGTTTACCTTACTTAGAGCTGCCACATTACATGAGGTCTTTTGCTTTGAAGTACCTTTTAGAATCTAGTCTGGTCTTCAATGGTAATCGAGCGACGCCACTTGGTATCATGTTATTGTCTGATGCAGAACTCCTCTATCATTTCTTCTATAGTTTTAAAGAATGTAAGCTTGTAAAATGTGTCCAAGACTGGGATCCAGATAATACGGGTGTTTTTGATCCTAAATGGTCTGAAGGTTTGGGAGAAAAAActgaacaaaatacatttgtgtcTGCCAGGGAGAATCCAGTTCAATCTTTACATAAAACGGGTTATAGATGCTCTTGTCTCTGCCAACAATCTCCAGCAGAGTCAGGTTCATTGACAAAACTAGAATGCTGCAATTTATATCGTAAACCACCTAAGCGGCCAGTGTCAGGCATATTTGAACCGTCAGCAGAAAGTTTTAAATATAATGCAGATATGGAAACTGACTTACATAATTCTTTAACACTTTATGGTACGTTAAAAACTTGTCTGTCACATAAAGATTCTACAGAGCATCCAATTCCAGACAAATGTCCATCATCAGTAAATTTGGAAACAAATGTTTTGAGGTCATCCTTAAGTCTAAATTGCTCAAATGGGATTTTCACATCTCCATCTGATGGTATACAAACTTCCTCTTCTTTGCCAGGTCTCTGTGATTCTGTTCCTCTGTCAAATTATGAAAACACTCCTTTACATAAAACTAAACTAAACAGTGAACAACCCGACAGACAAACTGATTCTGATTCTGATCAGAACAAGGCTGTGTCTCTCAATTCACCATCTCCAGACAAAGAACTCGTTTTGGGAGGAATGACACAGCTAAGTAATAGAGTTGTAAGATTTATTGAACACAATGGAGAGAGACATTTTCTTCTGAGTGATGTCAATCCTTCATGGATATCTTCCACAGTGTTTGACAAACTTCTGTATCACAATATTGCAGTACAGAAATGTTCCTTGTCTCAAAGTAGTTTTTTATTAAAGTTAAACGATAGTCTACCTCATGTTGAGACAGATGACATGTTATTAGTTGCAGATAATGTTTTACCACAACTGAAGAAGTGTTTAGCAGGCAGTGAAAATGCTAATTCACTGTGCAGTGCAGTGTCTTTGCCTCCATAA